A genomic window from Nicotiana sylvestris chromosome 11, ASM39365v2, whole genome shotgun sequence includes:
- the LOC138881419 gene encoding uncharacterized protein, with amino-acid sequence MLRACAIEFEVSWDQFLPLAEFAYNNNYQSSIQMEPYEALYGRRYRSPVGWFELSEDRLLGTDLVQDALEKVKLGKSSSGVSCFDASEVSRGSVVRVGFKFNPVGQGFILCGGASGNIGQVRKLRSKNIASIKVQLRGQPFEEATWETKHDMYSRYAHLFTTSGKLHLPIETYKSHVSSVPEKQYYQPSVN; translated from the exons atgctccgtgcatgtgcgATTGAGTTTGAagtgtcttgggatcagttcttgccactagcagagtttgcatacaacaacaactatcagtccagcattcagatggaaccatatgaggctttatatggtaggcggtatagatccccggtgggttggtttgagctaaGTGAGGATagattattgggtacagacttggttcaggatgctttggagaaggttaag cttggcaaaagttcatccggtgtttcatgtttcgatgcttcggaggtatcacggggATCTGTCGTTCGTGTTGGATTTAAAttcaatccagttggacaaggatttatcttatgtggaggagccagtggcaatattggacaggttcgaaagctgaggtcaaagaacattgcatcaataAAGGTTCAGTTGCGGGGTCAGCCGtttgaggaggcgacctgggagaccaagcatgATATGTACAGCCGTTAcgctcatcttttcactacttcag GCAAGTTGCATTTGCCAATTGAGACTTATAAATCGCATGTATCCTCTGTCCCAGAAAAACAGTATTACCAGCCTTCGGTAAATTAA